One genomic region from Gopherus flavomarginatus isolate rGopFla2 chromosome 20, rGopFla2.mat.asm, whole genome shotgun sequence encodes:
- the LOC127038380 gene encoding trypsin-like produces MELLKIVLVLVPAVMAQTDTRIIGGYPCEKPLPWQAAIFDSVRLYCGGVLISKDWVLTAAHCQLPGTTNVRLGEYNLRQLDATEQLRMAAKLIPHPNYNSANKDNDIMLIKLITPVQTNNNVHPIALANSAAPPGSVCQVSGWGTTTSPLPSFPAMLQCANLKIISAAECQKEYSSLVSDNMLCAGVPEGGIDSCQGDSGGPLVCDGILQGIVSWGLEECAQPNKPGVYTKVSKYISWIQQTVRGGALGSRGNSGCSAAMVMGLAAPRSPECI; encoded by the exons ATGGAGCTGCTGAAGATCGTGTTGGTGCTAGTGCCAgcag TGATGGCACAGACAGACACGCGGATCATCGGGGGCTACCCCTGTGAGAAACCCCTGCCCTGGCAGGCCGCGATCTTTGATTCAGTCCGGCTGTACTGCGGAGGAGTGCTCATCAGCAAGGACTGGGTGCTGACGGCTGCTCACTGCCAACTGCCTGG CACCACCAATGTACGGCTGGGCGAGTACAACCTGCGGCAGCTGGATGCGACTGAGCAGCTCCGGATGGCTGCGAAGCTCATTCCCCACCCCAACTACAACAGCGCCAACAAGGACAACGACATCATGCTCATCAAACTCATCACCCCCGTGCAGACAAATAACAACGTGCACCCCATTGCACTGGCCAACAGTGCTGCCCCACCAGGGAGTGTCTGCCAGGTGTCCGGATGGGGCACCACCACCTCCCCGCTAC CATCATTCCCGGCCATGCTGCAATGCGCCAACCTCAAGATCATCTCAGCGGCGGAATGTCAAAAAGAATATTCCAGCTTGGTCAGTGACAACATGCTGTGCGCCGGTGTGCCAGAAGGAGGCATCGATTCTTGCCAG GGTGACTCTGGAGGTCCTCTGGTATGCGATGGGATCCTCCAAGGCATTGTGTCCTGGGGGCTGGAGGAGTGCGCCCAACCTAACAAACCGGGTGTCTACACCAAGGTCAGCAAATACATCAGCTGGATCCAGCAAACTGTACGGGGCGG AGCCCTGGGTTCCCGGGGCAACAGCGGATGCAGCGCTGCCATGGTGATGGGGCTGGCGGCCCCTCGGTCCCCTGAGTGCATCTAG
- the LOC127037981 gene encoding kallikrein-15-like, whose amino-acid sequence MNLLSIVLLLGTAVAAWGSLKLRGHPCHPHAQPWQAAIFERSKYNCGATLISSRWVLTAAHCLTGPIHVRLGDYNLYVREGTEQYKAVAKSIIHPDYNCTDHDNDIMLLKLQTPARLNRYVQPLGLASRCAEPGELCSVSGWGIALNAPENISIILYCTMIHIVSDEQCTADFPRHVNENMVCAGLKGGGTDSCEGDSGGPLVCNGKLQGIVSWGDVPCVSTMKPSVYTNVCKYYDWLLATMWAN is encoded by the exons ATGAACCTGCTAAGCATTGTGCTGCTCCTGGGGACTGCAG TTGCAGCCTGGGGCAGTTTAAAGCTCAGGGGGCATCCGTGCCACCCCCACGCACAGCCCTGGCAGGCAGCCATCTTCGAACGCTCCAAGTACAACTGTGGTGCCACCCTCATCAGCAGTAGATGGGTCCTGACTGCAGCCCACTGCCTGACTGG ccccatTCACGTGCGCCTGGGGGATTACAACCTGTATGTCCGTGAGGGGACCGAGCAGTACAAAGCCGTGGCCAAAAGCATCATCCACCCCGACTACAACTGCACGGACCACGACAACGACATCATGCTGCTCAAGCTGCAGACCCCGGCCAGGCTCAACCGCTACGTCCAGCCGCTGGGCCTGGCCTCCCGGTGTGCGGAGCCCGGCGAGCTGTGCTCGGTGTCGGGGTGGGGCATTGCTCTCAACGCCCCCG AAAACATCTCCATCATCCTCTACTGCACCATGATCCACATTGTCTCCGATGAGCAGTGCACGGCCGACTTCCCCAGGCATGTCAACGAGAACATGGTGTGTGCAGGCTTGAAGGGCGGGGGCACGGATTCCTGTGAG GGCGACTCCGGCGGCCCGCTGGTGTGTAACGGGAAGCTGCAGGGCATCGTGTCTTGGGGCGACGTGCCCTGCGTCTCCACCATGAAACCCAGCGTTTACACGAACGTCTGTAAATACTACGACTGGCTGCTGGCCACCATGTGGGCAAACTGA